A genomic region of Micromonospora sp. NBRC 110009 contains the following coding sequences:
- a CDS encoding SPFH domain-containing protein, with protein sequence MGVAVAIVLVIVVVLVVLVLSLSVRLVQQYQRGVVFRFGRVMDRIRQPGFHLIIPVADRMVRVSMQTTVIGVPAQGVITRDNVTLTVDAVVYYRVVDPVKALVNVRDYPSAVLQVAQTALRSVIGKADLDTLLRDRDRINAELKAVIDAPTEKPWGLLIERVEVKDVSLPEGMKRSMSRQAEAERERRARVIAADGEFQASRRLADASRAMANTPGAYQLRLLQTVVDVAAEKNSTLVMPFPVELLKFFNAFAEGARAPAAQTPTLGPTTESVAAAAEGDGHRREG encoded by the coding sequence ATGGGAGTCGCCGTTGCCATCGTGCTGGTCATCGTCGTCGTGCTCGTGGTGCTCGTGCTGTCGCTGAGTGTCCGGCTCGTGCAGCAGTATCAGCGGGGCGTGGTGTTCCGATTCGGCCGGGTGATGGACCGCATCCGGCAGCCCGGCTTCCACCTGATCATCCCGGTCGCCGACCGGATGGTGCGGGTCAGCATGCAGACCACCGTGATCGGGGTGCCCGCGCAGGGCGTGATCACCCGGGACAACGTCACGCTCACCGTCGACGCGGTCGTCTACTACCGCGTGGTCGACCCGGTGAAGGCGCTGGTCAACGTCCGCGACTACCCGTCGGCCGTGCTCCAGGTGGCGCAGACCGCGCTGCGCTCGGTGATCGGCAAGGCCGACCTCGACACCCTGCTGCGGGACCGGGACCGGATCAACGCCGAGCTGAAGGCCGTCATCGACGCGCCGACCGAGAAGCCGTGGGGCCTGCTCATCGAGCGGGTCGAGGTGAAGGACGTGTCGCTGCCCGAGGGGATGAAGCGGTCGATGTCCCGCCAGGCCGAGGCGGAGCGGGAACGCCGGGCCCGGGTGATCGCGGCGGACGGCGAGTTCCAGGCGTCCCGCCGGCTCGCCGACGCCTCACGGGCGATGGCGAACACGCCGGGCGCGTACCAGTTGCGGCTGCTGCAGACGGTGGTGGACGTCGCCGCGGAGAAGAACAGCACGCTGGTCATGCCGTTCCCGGTGGAGCTGCTGAAGTTCTTCAACGCGTTCGCCGAGGGCGCCCGTGCGCCGGCGGCGCAGACCCCGACGCTCGGTCCGACCACCGAGAGCGTGGCCGCGGCCGCCGAGGGGGACGGGCACCGACGCGAGGGCTGA
- a CDS encoding sensor histidine kinase, with protein MRRTAPADGSATEGRRSRMTTSGRLSVMMLAMTVLVLTGGGVGAAALSHTAAVSDRLADRISPARTAVSRLESGLLEQVAAVRGYLVTGDPELLRPYDDGVASERAVARRARDLLADEPGVRRELDAALTLADRWRADYPTRLIAARRAGATAAELAPIVERGRLAFDAAQRALTTLETRLDRLQAAGRADLDAARALRDLLFVSILAMLLLSSIVISVLVRVTVLRPLGRLGASVRQVAGGDFDHRLTTEGPADIARLTADVETMRQRVVDALKTSRRHRDALAEQAAELRRSNEDLEQFAYVASHDLQEPLRKVASFCQMLQRRYADQLDDRARQYIGYAVDGATRMQNLISDLLAFSRIGRFYRDDREVDLAEVLEQAESNLSRPIAEAGAVVTADPLPVVQGDPTLLTMLWQNLLGNAVKFRRADRAPRVRVEVTEEPAAWSFAVADNGIGIDPRYANKIFLIFQRLHARDAYDGTGIGLAICKKIVEYHGGALRLDDAYAGGARFVFTLPKPAAVTVPAQAGERSPAAPA; from the coding sequence GTGCGCAGGACAGCGCCGGCGGACGGGTCCGCCACCGAGGGTCGCCGGTCGCGGATGACGACGAGCGGTCGGCTGAGCGTCATGATGCTCGCCATGACCGTCCTGGTGCTCACCGGCGGTGGAGTCGGCGCGGCGGCGCTGTCGCACACGGCTGCGGTCTCCGACCGCCTGGCGGACCGGATCTCCCCCGCCCGCACCGCGGTGAGCCGTCTGGAGAGCGGCCTGCTGGAGCAGGTGGCGGCGGTACGCGGCTACCTCGTCACCGGCGATCCGGAGCTGCTGCGCCCGTACGACGACGGGGTGGCAAGCGAGCGCGCGGTGGCGCGGCGGGCGCGCGACCTCCTCGCCGACGAGCCGGGGGTGCGCCGCGAGCTGGACGCGGCGCTCACCCTCGCCGACCGCTGGCGGGCGGACTATCCGACCCGGCTGATCGCGGCCCGTCGGGCCGGGGCCACGGCGGCGGAGCTGGCCCCGATCGTGGAGCGGGGCCGGCTCGCCTTCGACGCCGCCCAGCGGGCCCTGACCACCCTGGAGACCCGGCTGGACCGGCTGCAGGCGGCCGGGCGGGCCGACCTGGACGCTGCCCGCGCGCTGCGCGACCTGCTCTTCGTGTCGATCCTGGCGATGCTGCTGCTGTCCAGCATCGTCATCTCGGTGCTGGTCCGGGTGACCGTGCTGCGCCCGCTGGGCCGGCTGGGCGCCTCGGTGCGGCAGGTTGCCGGTGGGGACTTCGACCACCGCCTGACCACCGAGGGGCCGGCCGACATCGCCCGGCTCACCGCGGATGTGGAGACGATGCGGCAGCGGGTGGTGGACGCGTTGAAGACCAGCCGGCGGCACCGGGACGCCCTCGCGGAGCAGGCCGCCGAGCTGCGCCGCTCCAACGAGGACCTGGAGCAGTTCGCGTACGTCGCCTCGCACGACCTGCAGGAGCCGCTGCGCAAGGTGGCGTCGTTCTGCCAGATGCTCCAGCGCCGCTACGCCGACCAGCTCGACGACCGGGCCCGCCAGTACATCGGGTACGCGGTGGATGGGGCGACCCGGATGCAGAACCTGATCAGCGACCTGCTGGCGTTCTCCCGGATCGGGCGGTTCTACCGCGACGACCGGGAGGTGGACCTCGCCGAGGTGCTGGAGCAGGCCGAGTCGAACCTGTCCCGGCCGATCGCCGAGGCCGGCGCGGTGGTCACCGCGGACCCGCTGCCCGTGGTGCAGGGCGACCCGACCCTGCTCACCATGCTCTGGCAGAACCTGCTCGGCAACGCGGTGAAGTTCCGCCGCGCCGACCGGGCGCCCCGGGTCCGGGTCGAGGTCACCGAGGAGCCGGCCGCCTGGTCGTTCGCCGTGGCGGACAACGGAATCGGCATCGACCCGAGGTACGCCAACAAGATCTTCCTGATCTTCCAGCGGCTGCACGCCCGGGACGCGTACGACGGCACCGGCATCGGCCTGGCGATCTGCAAGAAGATCGTCGAGTACCACGGCGGCGCGCTGCGGCTGGACGACGCGTACGCCGGCGGCGCCCGCTTCGTCTTCACCCTGCCGAAGCCGGCCGCGGTGACCGTGCCGGCGCAGGCGGGCGAGCGGAGCCCGGCGGCCCCGGCCTGA
- a CDS encoding anti-sigma-D factor RsdA, with translation MNERTGGGDEAMDLELLARDDLLLDALGRSEPAPPGDDLAAMLAAWQADVADGAPAPALRPAAPDGEPTTPVPLPLTTPQTRTAAAPTPLPARRHRPWAVRLAAAAVALLALVAGLGVGSRNAGPGSPLWSLTRVLYPQQAEVRDVEELIAQARAALAAGDRDAARQLVDRARHELADVTDPATADRLRAELDALARDLAAAQEPPPATPPAAATPAPRPTTPAARPSGGSRAPAPQPSRSGAGGAPRTSPSGAASPLLPLPDLPLPSLSPLLPGLPLPTGGLLD, from the coding sequence ATGAACGAGCGCACGGGAGGCGGTGACGAGGCGATGGATCTGGAGCTCCTCGCCCGCGACGACCTGCTGCTCGACGCCCTCGGGCGCAGTGAGCCGGCCCCGCCCGGCGACGACCTGGCCGCGATGCTCGCCGCCTGGCAGGCCGACGTCGCCGACGGCGCCCCCGCCCCGGCGCTCCGGCCGGCCGCACCGGACGGCGAGCCCACGACGCCCGTCCCGCTGCCGCTGACCACCCCGCAGACCCGGACGGCGGCGGCCCCGACGCCGCTGCCGGCCCGCCGGCACCGGCCCTGGGCGGTACGCCTCGCAGCGGCCGCCGTGGCCCTGCTCGCCCTGGTGGCCGGGCTCGGCGTCGGCAGCCGCAACGCCGGGCCGGGCAGCCCACTGTGGTCGCTGACCCGGGTCCTGTACCCGCAGCAGGCCGAGGTGCGCGACGTCGAGGAGTTGATCGCCCAGGCCCGCGCCGCGCTGGCCGCCGGAGACCGGGACGCGGCCCGACAACTCGTCGACCGAGCCCGCCACGAGCTCGCCGACGTCACCGACCCGGCCACGGCCGACCGGCTGCGTGCCGAGCTCGACGCGCTCGCCCGGGACCTCGCCGCGGCGCAGGAGCCGCCGCCGGCCACCCCGCCGGCCGCCGCCACGCCCGCCCCCCGACCCACCACGCCCGCCGCGCGTCCCTCCGGCGGCAGCCGGGCCCCCGCACCGCAGCCGTCCCGGTCCGGTGCCGGCGGCGCGCCGCGCACCTCCCCGAGCGGCGCGGCCAGTCCGCTGCTGCCCCTGCCCGACCTGCCGCTGCCGTCCCTGTCGCCACTGCTGCCGGGGCTGCCGCTGCCCACCGGCGGCCTGCTCGACTGA
- the shbA gene encoding RNA polymerase sigma factor ShbA, with protein sequence MTTAIESELVRRAAAGDPAAIEALLTDVRPGLVRYCRARLGRVGGAYTTADDVAQEVCVAVLRALPRYREQGAPFAAFVYGIAAHKVADAQRAAVRDAAVTPTDAPLEQPDAAPGPEQQAVSSDLARRLSALLDRLPDVQREIILLRVAVGLSADEVGTIVGMTAAAVRMAQSRALARLRTLAEGSLDEVAA encoded by the coding sequence ATGACGACAGCGATCGAGTCAGAGCTTGTCCGCCGGGCCGCCGCGGGCGACCCGGCGGCGATCGAGGCGCTGCTCACCGACGTGCGGCCGGGGTTGGTGCGCTACTGCCGGGCCCGGCTGGGCCGCGTCGGCGGGGCGTACACCACCGCCGACGACGTCGCCCAGGAGGTGTGCGTGGCGGTGCTGCGCGCGCTGCCCCGGTATCGGGAGCAGGGTGCGCCGTTCGCCGCCTTCGTCTACGGCATCGCGGCCCACAAGGTCGCCGACGCGCAGCGGGCCGCCGTCCGGGACGCCGCGGTCACCCCCACCGACGCGCCGCTGGAACAGCCCGACGCCGCGCCCGGGCCGGAGCAGCAGGCCGTCTCGAGCGACCTGGCGCGGCGCCTGTCCGCGCTGCTGGACCGCCTGCCCGACGTCCAGCGGGAGATCATCCTGCTGCGCGTCGCGGTGGGCCTCTCCGCCGACGAGGTGGGCACGATCGTCGGAATGACGGCGGCCGCCGTGCGAATGGCCCAGTCGAGGGCACTGGCCCGGCTCCGTACCCTTGCCGAGGGGTCGCTTGACGAGGTGGCGGCATGA
- a CDS encoding ABC transporter ATP-binding protein, whose product MGVEVAVHGLTKSFGGHPVWSDITLTLPAGEISVLLGPSGTGKSVFLKTLVGLLRPDRGSIVIEGRDLPRLSERDLYEVRKLFGVLFQDGALFGSMNIYDNVAFPLREHTRKSESQIRAVVNEKLDMVGLVGAERKLPGEISGGMRKRAGLARALVLDPQIILFDEPDSGLDPVRTAYLNQLIIDLNQRTEATFLIVTHDINTARTVPDNIGLIYHGHLAMFGPREMLLSSTEPVVRQFLNAQRIGPIGMAEEKDADELAAEAESGAELPPLPPIPLQLPPSDGLPRRAERPPGQWCREHGVTPPPGSFAGRGDEERPTIDLGPHLAADGRQREVTG is encoded by the coding sequence ATGGGCGTCGAGGTGGCGGTCCACGGACTCACCAAGTCCTTCGGTGGGCACCCCGTGTGGTCGGACATCACCCTGACCCTGCCCGCCGGCGAGATCTCCGTCCTGTTGGGACCCTCCGGCACCGGCAAGTCGGTGTTCCTCAAGACGCTGGTCGGGCTGCTGCGGCCCGACCGGGGCTCCATCGTCATCGAGGGCCGGGACCTGCCCCGGCTCTCCGAACGCGACCTGTACGAGGTGCGCAAGCTGTTCGGCGTGCTGTTCCAGGACGGCGCGCTGTTCGGCTCGATGAACATCTACGACAACGTGGCGTTCCCGCTGCGCGAACACACCCGCAAGTCCGAGTCGCAGATCCGGGCCGTGGTCAACGAGAAGCTGGACATGGTGGGCCTGGTCGGGGCGGAGCGGAAGCTGCCCGGCGAGATCTCCGGCGGCATGCGCAAGCGGGCCGGCCTGGCCCGCGCGCTCGTCCTCGACCCGCAGATCATCCTCTTCGACGAGCCGGACTCCGGGCTGGACCCGGTCCGCACCGCCTACCTCAACCAGCTCATCATCGACCTCAACCAGCGCACCGAGGCGACCTTCCTGATCGTCACCCACGACATCAACACCGCCCGGACCGTCCCGGACAACATCGGCCTGATCTACCACGGTCACCTGGCCATGTTCGGGCCCCGGGAGATGCTGCTGTCCAGCACCGAGCCGGTGGTGCGGCAGTTCCTCAACGCGCAGCGGATCGGCCCGATCGGGATGGCCGAGGAGAAGGACGCCGACGAACTGGCCGCCGAGGCGGAGTCCGGGGCGGAGCTGCCGCCGCTGCCGCCCATCCCGCTGCAACTGCCCCCCTCCGACGGGCTGCCCCGCCGGGCCGAGCGCCCACCCGGGCAGTGGTGCCGGGAGCACGGCGTCACGCCGCCGCCCGGCTCGTTCGCCGGCCGGGGGGACGAGGAACGACCCACCATCGACCTGGGCCCGCACCTCGCCGCGGACGGCCGCCAGCGGGAGGTGACCGGATGA
- a CDS encoding MlaE family ABC transporter permease yields MSAPTTAVRNTGEFFAFCLDTLRGLGRRPVQVREFVQQAWFISSVSILPAALVSIPFGAVIALQLGSLVRQLGAQSFTGAASVLAVVREAGPIVTALIIAGAGGSAICADLGSRKIREELDAMQVLGIDPIHRLVVPRVLASMLVAVLLNGLVSVVGVTGGYTFNVVLQGGTPGAYVASFQALGQLPDLLVGEVKALLFGAAAALVACYKGMTAKGGPKGVGDAVNQSVVITFMLLFALNFLVTAVYFQVVPQKGS; encoded by the coding sequence ATGAGCGCCCCGACCACCGCGGTCCGCAACACCGGCGAGTTCTTCGCGTTCTGCCTGGACACCCTGCGCGGCCTGGGCCGGCGGCCGGTGCAGGTCCGCGAGTTCGTGCAGCAGGCCTGGTTCATCAGCTCGGTGTCGATCCTGCCCGCCGCGCTGGTGTCCATCCCGTTCGGCGCGGTCATCGCCCTCCAGCTCGGCTCGCTGGTCCGCCAGCTCGGCGCGCAGTCGTTCACCGGCGCCGCGTCGGTGCTCGCCGTGGTCCGCGAGGCCGGTCCGATCGTCACCGCGCTCATCATCGCCGGCGCCGGCGGCTCGGCGATCTGCGCCGACCTGGGCTCCCGCAAGATCCGCGAGGAGCTGGACGCCATGCAGGTCCTCGGCATCGACCCGATCCACCGTTTGGTGGTGCCCCGGGTGCTCGCCTCGATGCTGGTCGCCGTCCTGCTCAACGGGCTGGTCAGCGTCGTCGGGGTGACCGGCGGCTACACCTTCAACGTGGTGCTGCAGGGCGGCACGCCCGGGGCGTACGTGGCCAGCTTCCAGGCCCTCGGGCAACTACCCGACCTGCTGGTGGGCGAGGTGAAGGCGCTGCTGTTCGGCGCGGCCGCCGCGCTGGTCGCCTGCTACAAGGGGATGACCGCCAAGGGCGGACCGAAGGGCGTCGGTGACGCCGTCAACCAGAGCGTCGTCATCACCTTCATGCTGCTGTTCGCGCTGAACTTCCTCGTCACGGCCGTGTACTTCCAGGTCGTACCGCAGAAGGGAAGCTGA
- a CDS encoding MlaE family ABC transporter permease yields MTPLRYLDDLGGQLAFHLRALAWAPRTLRRYKREVIRLLAEVSFGTGALAVLGGTVGVICFLTFFTGTEVGLQGYQALDQIGSSAFTGFVSAYFNTREISPLVAALALSATVGCGFTAQLGAMRISEEVDALEVMGVPSLPFLVTTRMIAGFIAVVPLYVIGLLASYLATRTIAVGYFGQSAGTYDYYFHLFLPPGDVLWSFGKVLVFSVIVVLVHCWYGYTAQGGPAAVGVAVGRAVRTAIVAVNVVDFFLSLAIWGATTTVRIAG; encoded by the coding sequence ATGACCCCGCTGCGCTACCTCGACGACCTCGGCGGCCAGCTCGCCTTCCACCTGCGCGCCCTGGCCTGGGCGCCGCGTACCCTGCGCCGCTACAAGCGCGAGGTGATCCGGCTGCTGGCCGAGGTCAGCTTCGGCACCGGCGCGCTGGCCGTGCTCGGCGGCACCGTCGGCGTCATCTGCTTCCTCACCTTCTTCACCGGCACCGAGGTCGGGCTCCAGGGCTACCAGGCCCTCGACCAGATCGGCAGCAGCGCCTTCACCGGCTTCGTCTCGGCGTACTTCAACACCCGCGAGATCTCGCCCCTGGTCGCCGCGCTGGCCCTGTCCGCGACCGTCGGCTGCGGCTTCACCGCCCAGCTCGGCGCCATGCGGATCTCCGAGGAGGTCGACGCGCTGGAGGTGATGGGCGTGCCCTCCCTGCCGTTCCTGGTCACCACCCGGATGATCGCCGGCTTCATCGCCGTCGTCCCGCTGTACGTGATCGGGCTGCTCGCCAGCTACCTGGCCACCCGCACCATCGCGGTCGGCTACTTCGGACAGTCCGCCGGCACCTACGACTACTACTTCCACCTCTTCCTGCCGCCCGGGGACGTGCTCTGGTCCTTCGGCAAGGTGCTGGTGTTCAGCGTGATCGTGGTGCTGGTGCACTGCTGGTACGGCTACACCGCCCAGGGCGGACCGGCCGCCGTCGGCGTCGCCGTCGGGCGGGCCGTGCGGACCGCCATCGTCGCGGTCAACGTCGTCGACTTCTTCCTCTCCCTGGCCATCTGGGGCGCCACCACCACCGTCCGGATCGCGGGGTGA
- a CDS encoding MCE family protein, which yields MRHRLLGIVFIALLTAALTASVLQYRKAFTPVDRVTLQADRAGLQLLEGADVKVRGVVVGDVRSIRSDGDGAVIGLALDPATTGRIPADVTARLLPKTLFGERYVELVPPTGGTADPIRDGAVITQDRSRTAVELERVLDQALPLLQAIRPDQLAATLGAIATALDGRGDQLGANLTRLDAYLRQLNPQLPTITEDLRQLTAVLDSYDAALPDLLALLRDVTVTAGTVSDQRSQLAAFLADTTDTADTTRGFLDRHGDQLIRLGDVSRPVLELLATYAPEYPCLVHGLVALQPRVEEVFAGGRMHITLEVTRDGGPYERGRDEPVYAADDGPNCRHLPNPPLPAPEVPVADGYDYGGTRTRPLLPVGLPAGPAAPGTAMGQAGTGEEQALVKPLVGGLTGTPPVEVPDIAVLLWGPLLRGAVVNAR from the coding sequence ATGCGACACCGTCTTCTCGGCATCGTCTTCATCGCCCTGCTGACCGCGGCGCTGACCGCCTCCGTGCTGCAGTACCGCAAGGCGTTCACCCCGGTCGACCGGGTCACCCTCCAGGCCGACCGGGCCGGCCTGCAACTCCTCGAAGGCGCCGACGTCAAGGTTCGCGGCGTCGTGGTCGGCGACGTCCGCTCGATCCGCAGCGACGGCGACGGGGCGGTCATCGGGCTCGCCCTCGACCCCGCCACCACCGGCCGGATCCCCGCCGACGTGACCGCCCGGCTGCTGCCGAAGACCCTCTTCGGCGAGCGGTACGTGGAACTCGTCCCGCCGACGGGCGGCACCGCCGACCCGATCCGCGACGGCGCGGTCATCACCCAGGACCGCAGCCGCACCGCGGTCGAGCTGGAGCGGGTGCTCGACCAGGCGCTGCCGCTGCTGCAGGCCATCCGCCCGGACCAGCTCGCCGCCACCCTCGGCGCGATCGCCACCGCGCTGGACGGGCGCGGCGACCAGCTCGGCGCCAACCTCACCCGGCTCGACGCGTACCTGCGGCAGCTCAACCCGCAACTGCCGACCATCACCGAGGACCTGCGCCAGCTCACCGCCGTGCTGGACAGCTACGACGCCGCGCTGCCCGACCTGCTCGCGTTGCTGCGTGACGTCACCGTCACCGCCGGCACGGTCAGCGACCAGCGCAGCCAGCTCGCCGCGTTCCTCGCCGACACCACCGACACCGCCGACACCACCCGCGGCTTCCTCGACCGGCACGGCGACCAGCTCATCCGGCTCGGCGACGTCAGCCGCCCGGTGCTGGAACTGCTCGCCACCTACGCCCCCGAGTACCCGTGCCTGGTGCACGGGCTGGTCGCCCTGCAACCGCGGGTGGAGGAGGTCTTCGCCGGCGGTCGGATGCACATCACCCTGGAGGTGACCCGCGACGGCGGCCCGTACGAGCGGGGCCGCGACGAGCCCGTCTACGCCGCCGACGACGGCCCGAACTGCCGGCACCTGCCGAACCCGCCGCTGCCCGCCCCGGAGGTGCCGGTCGCCGACGGCTACGACTACGGCGGCACCCGTACCCGACCACTCCTGCCGGTCGGCCTGCCGGCCGGCCCGGCGGCGCCCGGCACCGCCATGGGCCAGGCCGGCACCGGCGAGGAGCAGGCCCTGGTCAAGCCCCTCGTCGGTGGACTCACCGGCACACCCCCGGTCGAGGTGCCCGACATCGCGGTGCTGCTCTGGGGCCCGCTGCTGCGCGGTGCGGTGGTGAACGCCCGATGA
- a CDS encoding MCE family protein gives MTGKTTSALVKLVVFAAVTLLATGLLAQTLGAFPPDGVTYRARFTDVTGLLPGDDVRVAGVRVGKVADIAVVDDTVAEVAFTVDRDVPVAAGVRAAIRYRNLVGQRYLALTEGPGDGRPLRADGLIPLTQTRPALDLTVLFNGFRPLFTALNPDDVNKLAYEIIQVLQGEGGTVASLLRRTASLTTTLADRDAVIGRVVTNLNQVLGTLASRDRELDQSVSQLQQFVSGLSADRTAIGEALVNLGELTDTTAGLLHDTRPPLAADVRALGDLAGTLDRNSAVLDATLGRLPQRYESLTRVASYGSWFNFYLCDFDGRVAVAGQPPLTTPGVSAPAARCATGGAR, from the coding sequence ATGACCGGGAAGACGACCTCCGCGCTGGTCAAACTGGTGGTGTTCGCCGCCGTCACGCTGCTGGCCACCGGCCTGCTCGCCCAGACCCTCGGCGCGTTCCCACCCGACGGGGTCACCTACCGGGCCCGGTTCACCGACGTCACCGGCCTGCTCCCCGGCGACGACGTGCGCGTCGCCGGGGTCCGGGTCGGCAAGGTCGCCGACATCGCCGTGGTCGACGACACCGTCGCCGAGGTGGCCTTCACCGTCGACCGGGACGTGCCGGTGGCCGCCGGCGTCCGCGCCGCCATCCGCTACCGCAACCTGGTCGGCCAGCGCTACCTGGCGCTGACCGAGGGGCCGGGGGACGGGCGGCCGCTGCGGGCCGACGGGCTCATCCCGCTCACCCAGACAAGGCCCGCGCTTGACCTGACCGTGCTGTTCAACGGGTTCCGGCCGCTGTTCACCGCGCTCAACCCCGACGACGTCAACAAGCTCGCGTACGAGATCATCCAGGTTCTCCAGGGCGAGGGCGGCACGGTCGCCAGCCTGCTGCGGCGGACCGCGTCGCTGACCACCACCCTGGCCGACCGGGACGCCGTGATCGGCCGGGTGGTCACCAACCTCAACCAGGTCCTGGGCACCCTGGCCAGCCGCGACCGCGAGCTGGACCAGAGCGTCAGCCAGCTCCAGCAGTTCGTCTCCGGGCTCTCCGCCGACCGCACCGCCATCGGCGAGGCCCTGGTCAACCTCGGCGAGCTGACCGACACCACCGCGGGGCTGCTGCACGACACCCGGCCGCCGCTCGCCGCCGACGTCCGGGCCCTCGGCGACCTGGCCGGCACCCTCGACCGCAACTCGGCCGTCCTCGACGCCACCCTGGGCCGGCTGCCGCAGCGCTACGAGTCGCTGACCCGGGTCGCCTCCTACGGCTCCTGGTTCAACTTCTACCTGTGCGACTTCGACGGTCGGGTGGCCGTCGCCGGCCAGCCGCCGCTGACCACGCCCGGCGTCAGCGCCCCCGCCGCCCGCTGCGCCACCGGAGGTGCCCGGTGA
- a CDS encoding MCE family protein, translating into MKPFRERNPVVVGAVGLAVILAALLGAFQLDRIAALTGRTYQAAFHDASGLATGNEVRVAGVRVGMVTAVELAREPQPYVRVRFRVDDDGVRLGRDTGATIRIKTVLGQKYLALAPAGPGRLPEDGQIPLDRTAAPFDVVQAVTGLADTLDKVDTDQLAQAFTTLSETFADTPASVGTSLTGLSRLSRTVASRDAELRALLARAHTVTGVLAQRDEEFRKLVTDGEKLLAEVSRRRDAIHQLLVGTDQLATELSGLVADNRGQLEPALRKLRDVVAVLQRNRDDLEQTIRRMGPFVTAFANVVGNGRWFDSYVDGLLQPYLPTTGGR; encoded by the coding sequence GTGAAACCGTTCCGCGAACGCAACCCCGTCGTCGTCGGCGCGGTCGGCCTGGCCGTGATCCTCGCCGCGCTGCTCGGCGCCTTCCAGCTCGACCGGATCGCCGCGCTCACCGGCCGCACGTACCAGGCGGCGTTCCACGACGCCAGCGGGCTGGCCACCGGCAACGAGGTCCGGGTGGCCGGGGTGCGGGTCGGCATGGTCACGGCCGTGGAACTCGCCCGCGAACCGCAGCCGTACGTGCGGGTCCGCTTCCGGGTCGACGACGACGGCGTACGCCTCGGCAGGGACACCGGCGCCACCATCCGGATCAAGACCGTGCTCGGTCAGAAGTACCTCGCGTTGGCGCCCGCCGGCCCCGGCAGGCTGCCCGAGGACGGGCAGATCCCGCTCGACCGCACCGCCGCCCCCTTCGACGTGGTGCAGGCCGTCACCGGGCTGGCCGACACCCTCGACAAGGTCGACACCGACCAGCTCGCGCAGGCGTTCACCACCCTGTCCGAGACCTTCGCCGACACCCCGGCCAGCGTCGGCACCTCACTGACCGGGCTGTCCCGGCTGTCCCGCACCGTCGCCAGCCGGGACGCCGAACTGCGTGCCCTGCTCGCCCGCGCCCACACCGTCACCGGCGTCCTGGCGCAGCGCGACGAGGAGTTCCGCAAGCTCGTCACCGACGGGGAGAAGCTGCTCGCCGAGGTCAGCCGCCGCCGCGACGCCATCCATCAGCTCCTCGTCGGCACCGACCAGCTCGCCACCGAGCTGTCCGGACTGGTCGCCGACAACCGCGGCCAGCTCGAACCGGCGCTGCGCAAGCTGCGCGACGTGGTCGCCGTCCTGCAACGCAACCGCGACGACCTGGAGCAGACCATCCGGCGGATGGGACCGTTCGTCACCGCCTTCGCCAACGTGGTCGGCAACGGCCGCTGGTTCGACTCCTACGTCGATGGTCTGCTCCAGCCGTACCTGCCCACGACGGGAGGACGCTGA